CTCCACCACCTAAAGCTTTACCTAAGCACATAATATCTGGAACAACATTCCAGTGATCTACTGCAAACATTTTACCTGTCCGCCCCATTCCAGTTTGCACTTCATCAGCAATTAGCAAGACTTGGAATTTGTCGCAAATTTCTCGTAATCTAGGAAAATAATCATCTGGTGGGACAATTGCGCCTGCTTCACCTTGTACAGGCTCAACAACAACGGCTGCAATGCCCATTCCTACGGCTTCAGCCTTTTGTAGTTCCCATTCAACTTCTTCTGCATCTCCAAAAGGTACAAAGAAAACATCTTGCAGCAATGGTTCAAAAGGTACTCGATAAGCCGCTTTACCCATTAAACTTAAGCTGCCATAGGATTTTCCATGAAAGCCTTTTATACAGCTAATAAAACCTGGTTTTTTTGTATAAAGTCGGGCTAGTTTCATTGCTCCTTCTACAGCATCCGTTCCATTATTAATAAAAAAACTATACTGTAAATCACCAGGAGCAATTTCACCTAATAAATTAGCTAGGGCACCTCGTAGAGGGTCAAAAAGTTCTTGGCTAGAAAGAGGCATTCTTTGAAGTTGTGTAGTAACAGCAGATAGAATTTTAGGATGTTTAATCCCTGCACTATAAATGCCATAGCCGCCCAAGCAATCAATAAAACGTCGTCCCATAATGTCAGTAATAATTGAGCCTTGACCATCCCACTCAATAGCAGCGTAAAGCCCTGATTCCGTCATTGACTTACGATATTCTAAGAACCCTTTATTATAGTAGGAGTTAAAATTGTCTATAGTATCGCGCTCAATTCGTCTTTTCTGGTAATCATTTACATGGTCTAAAGAGATTATTTTTAACCAGC
The window above is part of the Blastocatellia bacterium genome. Proteins encoded here:
- a CDS encoding putrescine aminotransferase, whose translation is MKNFKVVTEQPDEKESRYQQAIVESARWLKIISLDHVNDYQKRRIERDTIDNFNSYYNKGFLEYRKSMTESGLYAAIEWDGQGSIITDIMGRRFIDCLGGYGIYSAGIKHPKILSAVTTQLQRMPLSSQELFDPLRGALANLLGEIAPGDLQYSFFINNGTDAVEGAMKLARLYTKKPGFISCIKGFHGKSYGSLSLMGKAAYRVPFEPLLQDVFFVPFGDAEEVEWELQKAEAVGMGIAAVVVEPVQGEAGAIVPPDDYFPRLREICDKFQVLLIADEVQTGMGRTGKMFAVDHWNVVPDIMCLGKALGGGVMPLSAFISTPEIWGVLEENPFIHSSTFGGNPLACAAGISAINVTLEEDLAGQAAVSGEFLLKSFRDIQSRYKEYLIDVRGKGLLIGLEFVDNEFGYAVAAGLFRRGVLVAGTLLNSKVIRIEPALNISKDLLTEVLNAFEDTMKDLTS